In the Jatrophihabitans endophyticus genome, one interval contains:
- a CDS encoding DUF6049 family protein: MTRPPRALRVLPALLVALTCATVPAAASSWAGPAHAQQQRAGSVQLRVVGMSPVAPARSETKRALTVTLDVTNTTGAPVSGVRITGRRGAPLQTQSALDEVVADRTPQPDGVGIAPTRPVSLDVPADGLAHRVVFRTTYGVPNDAGVCQCGDGVYPLYFAAEHVSSAGAVKQLDVAVSFLPSFLEQPKRVRVGWVWPLLDRPHRLLDETVFLDDDLAASVAGGRLDRALQVLERLDTKIPVTAVVDPELLDELEIMAETSYTVRTATGRTAGVGREAARSWLERLRMLLASTSRVRLSLTPYADPDVQSLAARQVHWTTTLPAGMARRVARALGGVDTADDVAWPAGGTVGRSALTTMAAAGVKTVVVDGSAVSPSRQGGRQVAIARLRTSAGTVAAAVASPTMTRLVEPAVTADDGSAATVPALTAEIAIRAAQAKNAAPYAVLTPSRYVDPDPARAVRAIETTSTSPFATPVGVADVGSALPARASTLRARAGSDTGGLPEANVTATEKAYADLPTVDTLLARATSARPLLAKLPRAVQRLTSSAWRTSGGAPGHAAGPQLAAALTRTVDRLVTGVHIVKPASSSYTLGSDSSSLPITVENELPYPVEIAVYVAAKDSVPGYSMVGTPRTRTIDPNTKQTLKVPSRLERSGRIPVAARLWTAKSTPLGPSVELSVRSTVFGAIGVVITVVAGGVLALALLVRFVRRLRRLRRKAAQRAARPTALAGEAP; encoded by the coding sequence GGGCATGTCGCCGGTCGCGCCCGCCCGCTCGGAGACCAAACGCGCGTTGACGGTCACGCTCGACGTCACGAACACGACCGGCGCCCCGGTCTCGGGCGTGCGCATCACCGGCCGCCGCGGCGCGCCGCTGCAGACCCAATCGGCTCTCGACGAGGTCGTCGCCGACCGCACCCCCCAGCCCGACGGCGTCGGCATCGCCCCGACCCGCCCGGTCTCGCTCGACGTGCCCGCCGACGGCCTGGCCCACCGCGTGGTGTTCCGCACCACCTACGGCGTGCCGAACGACGCGGGCGTGTGCCAGTGCGGCGACGGCGTGTACCCGCTGTACTTCGCCGCCGAGCACGTCTCGTCCGCGGGTGCGGTGAAGCAGCTGGACGTCGCCGTCAGCTTCCTGCCCTCGTTCCTCGAGCAGCCGAAACGGGTGCGTGTCGGCTGGGTCTGGCCCCTGCTCGACCGTCCGCACCGACTGCTGGACGAGACCGTCTTCCTCGACGACGACCTGGCCGCGTCGGTCGCCGGCGGTCGGCTCGACCGAGCGCTGCAGGTCCTGGAACGGCTGGACACGAAGATCCCCGTCACGGCGGTCGTCGACCCGGAGCTGCTCGACGAGCTGGAGATCATGGCCGAGACGAGCTACACCGTGCGCACCGCGACGGGGCGCACGGCGGGCGTGGGACGCGAGGCGGCGCGGTCGTGGCTCGAACGGCTGCGCATGCTGCTCGCGTCGACGTCGCGGGTGCGGCTCTCGCTCACGCCCTACGCCGACCCCGACGTGCAGTCGCTGGCCGCCCGGCAGGTCCACTGGACGACGACCCTGCCGGCCGGCATGGCCCGCCGGGTGGCGCGGGCGCTCGGCGGGGTGGACACGGCCGACGACGTCGCGTGGCCGGCAGGCGGGACGGTCGGGCGGAGCGCGCTCACCACGATGGCGGCGGCCGGCGTCAAGACGGTCGTCGTGGACGGCTCGGCGGTGTCGCCGAGCAGGCAGGGCGGTCGGCAGGTCGCGATCGCTCGGCTGCGGACCTCGGCGGGGACGGTCGCGGCCGCGGTCGCGTCCCCGACCATGACCAGGCTCGTCGAACCGGCCGTGACGGCCGACGACGGCAGCGCCGCCACCGTGCCGGCGCTGACGGCCGAGATCGCGATCCGGGCCGCACAGGCGAAGAACGCCGCGCCGTACGCCGTCCTGACACCGTCGCGCTACGTCGACCCGGACCCCGCCCGGGCGGTGCGCGCGATCGAGACCACCAGCACCTCGCCGTTCGCCACCCCGGTCGGCGTCGCCGACGTCGGCTCCGCGCTGCCGGCGCGCGCGAGCACGCTGCGGGCTCGGGCGGGCAGCGACACCGGCGGCCTGCCCGAGGCGAACGTCACCGCGACCGAGAAGGCCTACGCCGACCTGCCGACGGTCGACACGCTCCTCGCGCGCGCCACGAGCGCGCGGCCGCTGCTCGCCAAGCTGCCCCGCGCCGTGCAACGTCTGACCTCGTCGGCGTGGCGCACGTCGGGTGGGGCGCCCGGTCACGCCGCCGGGCCGCAGCTGGCCGCCGCCCTCACCCGCACCGTCGACCGCCTCGTGACCGGCGTCCACATCGTGAAGCCGGCGTCGAGCAGCTACACCCTCGGCTCGGACAGCTCGTCACTGCCGATAACGGTGGAGAACGAGCTGCCGTATCCCGTCGAGATCGCGGTCTACGTCGCGGCCAAGGACAGCGTGCCGGGCTACTCGATGGTCGGCACCCCACGGACCCGCACGATCGACCCCAACACCAAGCAGACGCTGAAGGTGCCGAGCCGCCTGGAACGATCGGGACGCATCCCGGTGGCCGCGCGGCTGTGGACCGCGAAGAGCACGCCGCTGGGTCCGTCGGTCGAGCTGTCCGTGCGCAGCACCGTGTTCGGGGCCATCGGGGTGGTCATCACCGTCGTCGCCGGTGGCGTGTTGGCGCTCGCGCTGCTCGTGCGCTTCGTCCGCCGACTGCGTCGCCTGCGTCGCAAGGCCGCTCAGCGTGCCGCCCGCCCCACCGCCCTGGCGGGCGAGGCGCCGTGA
- the murJ gene encoding murein biosynthesis integral membrane protein MurJ, with translation MTTRVTEDDWSRPTLYNATQAIEPRTFTELDPIGSVVVSSFDDGDEPTWGTTTLVGKPRHRRAASPTTEPTTEPDGTEPDGTAEPAPPEGTTPVEDDRSNRGLLAASGSMAVASLVSRITGFLRTIFIVAALGLAGVGNAYNSANTFPNMVYELLLGGVLSSVLVPLLVHAQSEDDDDGVAYTQRLLSLAAAGLGVMTILAVLAAPWISAAFVPDGPGRDLTSIFATLLLPEIFFYGLGAMFMAVLNIRHSYRAGAWSPVLNNVIMIATVLVFWLLPGPSTLDPTTITTTQIVVLGVGTTLGIAAQALVLVPSLRTVGFHWQWRFRARPEERGRMREVGVLAGWVLAYVVVSQVGVSIIQKVGNDNLGYSVFTAADLLFQMPYGILVVSLLTAIMPRLSRAALREDHEAVIEDLGLGARLSAIALVPITAGLIALGPVMSVTLFAYGETSIDGGHLIGSALAWSAFGLFPFALVMLQLRVFYAMRDGRTPTLINTFMVATKIVLVLVSNEAFAGTEHAVEWLNISTSLSYVVGAVVGHVVLTRRLGSLRFGPVTRTLLQIGFASVLGGAAAYGVVLLAQDALGAGHAGSTVALVGGGVAGLIVLGVVAWRMRIPAVEQAIATVRGAR, from the coding sequence GTGACGACGCGCGTGACCGAGGACGACTGGAGCCGGCCGACCCTCTACAACGCCACCCAGGCCATCGAGCCGAGGACGTTCACCGAGCTCGACCCCATCGGCTCGGTCGTGGTGTCGAGCTTCGACGACGGCGACGAGCCGACGTGGGGGACGACGACCCTCGTCGGCAAGCCGCGGCACCGGCGGGCGGCGTCGCCGACCACGGAGCCGACCACGGAGCCGGACGGCACCGAGCCGGACGGCACCGCCGAGCCCGCCCCACCCGAGGGCACCACCCCCGTCGAGGACGACCGCAGCAATCGCGGCCTGCTCGCCGCCAGCGGGTCGATGGCGGTCGCATCGCTCGTCAGCCGGATCACCGGCTTCCTGCGCACCATCTTCATCGTCGCCGCGCTGGGCCTGGCCGGTGTCGGCAACGCCTACAACTCCGCGAACACGTTCCCGAACATGGTGTACGAGCTGCTGCTCGGCGGCGTGCTGTCGAGCGTGCTCGTCCCGCTGCTGGTGCACGCGCAGAGCGAGGACGACGACGACGGCGTCGCCTATACCCAGCGGCTGCTCTCGCTCGCCGCCGCCGGTCTCGGCGTCATGACCATCCTGGCGGTCCTGGCCGCACCGTGGATCTCGGCCGCCTTCGTCCCCGACGGCCCCGGACGGGACCTCACCAGCATCTTCGCGACGCTGCTGCTGCCCGAGATCTTCTTCTACGGTCTCGGCGCCATGTTCATGGCGGTCCTCAACATCCGCCACAGCTACCGCGCGGGCGCGTGGTCGCCGGTGCTCAACAACGTCATCATGATCGCCACCGTGCTCGTGTTCTGGCTGCTGCCCGGCCCGAGCACGCTCGACCCCACCACGATCACCACCACGCAGATCGTCGTGCTCGGCGTGGGCACGACGCTCGGCATCGCCGCGCAGGCCCTCGTGCTCGTGCCGTCGCTGCGGACGGTCGGGTTCCACTGGCAGTGGCGCTTCCGCGCCCGCCCCGAGGAGCGCGGTCGCATGCGCGAGGTCGGCGTCCTCGCCGGCTGGGTGCTCGCCTACGTGGTCGTGAGCCAGGTGGGTGTCTCGATCATCCAGAAGGTCGGCAACGACAACCTGGGATACAGCGTCTTCACCGCCGCCGACCTGCTGTTCCAGATGCCCTACGGCATCCTCGTCGTCTCCCTGCTCACCGCGATCATGCCGCGGCTGTCGCGCGCGGCGCTGCGCGAGGACCACGAGGCCGTGATCGAGGACCTCGGGCTCGGGGCCCGCCTGTCGGCCATCGCGCTCGTCCCCATCACCGCCGGGTTGATCGCGCTCGGCCCGGTCATGTCGGTGACGCTGTTCGCCTACGGCGAGACCTCCATCGACGGTGGCCACCTCATCGGCTCGGCGCTCGCGTGGTCGGCCTTCGGCCTCTTCCCGTTCGCGCTGGTGATGCTGCAGCTGCGGGTGTTCTACGCCATGCGCGACGGCCGCACCCCCACCCTGATCAACACCTTCATGGTCGCCACCAAGATCGTCCTCGTGCTCGTCTCGAACGAGGCGTTCGCCGGGACCGAGCACGCCGTCGAGTGGCTGAACATCTCGACCTCGCTGTCCTACGTGGTCGGTGCCGTGGTGGGCCACGTCGTGCTGACGCGGCGCCTGGGCTCGCTGCGCTTCGGTCCCGTGACGCGCACGCTGCTGCAGATCGGCTTCGCCTCGGTGCTCGGGGGCGCCGCCGCCTACGGCGTCGTGCTGCTCGCCCAGGACGCGCTCGGCGCGGGCCACGCCGGCTCCACGGTGGCGCTCGTCGGCGGCGGCGTCGCCGGGCTGATCGTGCTCGGCGTCGTCGCGTGGCGGATGCGCATCCCGGCCGTCGAGCAGGCGATCGCTACCGTGCGAGGAGCGCGATGA
- the trxB gene encoding thioredoxin-disulfide reductase, translating into MTEHRNVIVVGSGPAGYTAALYTARADLAPLVFEGSQYGGALMNTTEVENFPGFPDGIMGPQLMDHIRTQAERFGAELVADDVVSVDLAGPVKTVRTLDGEYTADAVVLAMGSAYRKLGITREDELSGRGVSWCATCDGFFFRDKDIAVVGGGDTAMEEATFLTRFAKSVTIVHRRDSLRASAIMAERAEKDPKITFLWNSEVVDIHGQGSVSGLHVRDTTTGAERDLEVGGLFIAIGHEPRSELVVGQVELDDEGYVLTGEGTLTNLPGVFAAGDLVDHTYRQAITAAGTGCQAALDAERYLAGLPQRTESNTAEAQHAVSPTSVAG; encoded by the coding sequence ATGACCGAGCATCGCAACGTGATCGTCGTCGGGTCCGGCCCGGCGGGGTACACGGCGGCTCTCTACACCGCGCGAGCCGACCTCGCGCCACTCGTGTTCGAGGGCTCGCAGTACGGCGGCGCGCTGATGAACACGACCGAGGTCGAGAACTTCCCCGGGTTCCCGGACGGCATCATGGGCCCGCAGCTGATGGACCACATCCGCACGCAGGCCGAGCGTTTCGGAGCCGAGCTGGTCGCCGACGACGTCGTGTCGGTGGACCTCGCCGGGCCGGTCAAGACCGTGCGCACGCTCGACGGCGAGTACACCGCCGACGCCGTGGTGCTCGCCATGGGCTCGGCGTACCGCAAGCTCGGCATCACCCGCGAGGACGAGCTGTCCGGCCGCGGCGTGAGCTGGTGCGCGACGTGCGACGGCTTCTTCTTCCGCGACAAGGACATCGCGGTCGTCGGCGGTGGCGACACCGCGATGGAGGAGGCCACCTTCCTCACCCGCTTCGCGAAGTCGGTGACGATCGTCCACCGCCGCGACTCCCTGCGGGCCAGCGCGATCATGGCCGAGCGGGCCGAGAAGGACCCGAAGATCACCTTTCTCTGGAACAGCGAGGTCGTCGACATCCACGGCCAGGGCTCGGTCTCGGGGCTGCACGTCCGCGACACGACGACCGGGGCCGAGCGCGACCTGGAGGTCGGCGGGCTGTTCATCGCCATCGGCCACGAACCGCGCAGCGAGCTGGTCGTCGGCCAGGTCGAGCTGGACGACGAGGGGTACGTGCTCACCGGCGAGGGCACGCTGACCAACCTCCCCGGCGTCTTCGCGGCCGGCGACCTCGTCGACCACACCTACCGGCAGGCGATCACCGCCGCCGGCACCGGCTGCCAGGCCGCGCTCGACGCCGAGCGGTACCTGGCGGGCCTGCCGCAGCGCACCGAGTCCAACACCGCCGAGGCGCAGCACGCGGTGTCGCCGACGTCCGTCGCCGGCTGA
- the trxA gene encoding thioredoxin — MGANTKTVTDSSFSTDVLGADEPVLVDFWAEWCGPCRQVAPVLEEIAGEQQGKLTIAKLNIDENPETARNYQVMSIPTMAVFHKGELVKTIVGARPKAAILRELTEFTG, encoded by the coding sequence ATGGGCGCGAACACCAAGACAGTCACCGACAGCAGCTTCAGCACCGACGTGCTCGGCGCGGACGAGCCGGTACTGGTCGATTTCTGGGCCGAGTGGTGCGGGCCGTGCCGCCAGGTCGCCCCCGTCCTCGAGGAGATCGCCGGCGAGCAACAGGGCAAGCTGACGATCGCCAAGCTCAACATCGACGAGAACCCCGAGACCGCGCGGAACTACCAGGTCATGTCGATCCCGACCATGGCCGTCTTCCACAAGGGCGAGCTCGTCAAGACGATCGTGGGCGCCCGTCCCAAGGCCGCCATCCTGCGCGAGCTCACCGAGTTCACCGGCTGA
- a CDS encoding N-acetylmuramoyl-L-alanine amidase: MQPLRRGMTGSAVAEVRTMLATIGLLNNTESRSADSFDEATELAVRHFQQRRGISVDGRVGDETYAALTGAHWKLGDRVLAHESGHLLTGDDVTELQTQLVELGFALGKADGVFGPSTAEALRGFQRDYGLIADGICGLGTLRALRQLGRRVVGGRPQLLRDMMAVADAGPSLLGKRIVIDAGHGGADRGVVADGVSEADLVWDIASRLEGRFAALGVQAWPTRGPHTGPSEQERAQFANDIGADLVVSLHVDGWTSPQAHGVAAYYYGAGESTSTIGERLADLAQREVVARTGLGDNRIHGKTWALLRLTRMPTVRVELGYLTATGDRLRLCDTQVRDAIAEGLLVAIQRLYLPTADDPPTGVMRISA, translated from the coding sequence ATGCAGCCCTTGCGACGCGGCATGACCGGCAGTGCCGTCGCCGAGGTCCGCACGATGCTGGCGACGATCGGGCTGCTCAACAACACCGAGTCCCGCTCCGCGGACAGCTTCGACGAGGCGACCGAGCTGGCCGTCCGCCACTTCCAGCAGCGGCGGGGCATCTCGGTCGACGGCCGGGTCGGCGACGAGACGTACGCGGCCCTGACCGGCGCCCACTGGAAGCTCGGCGACCGCGTGCTGGCGCACGAGTCGGGTCACCTGCTCACCGGTGACGACGTCACCGAGCTGCAGACGCAGCTCGTCGAGCTGGGCTTCGCGCTCGGCAAGGCCGACGGGGTCTTCGGACCGTCCACGGCCGAGGCGCTGCGCGGCTTCCAGCGCGACTACGGGCTCATCGCCGACGGCATCTGCGGTCTCGGCACGCTGCGCGCCCTGCGCCAGCTCGGCCGGCGGGTCGTCGGCGGCCGGCCGCAGCTGCTGCGCGACATGATGGCCGTCGCCGACGCCGGGCCGAGCCTGCTCGGCAAGCGGATCGTCATCGATGCCGGCCACGGCGGTGCCGACCGCGGTGTCGTCGCCGACGGGGTCAGCGAGGCGGACCTCGTCTGGGACATCGCGTCGCGCCTCGAGGGGCGCTTCGCCGCGCTCGGGGTGCAGGCCTGGCCGACCCGGGGGCCGCACACCGGTCCGAGCGAGCAGGAACGCGCGCAGTTCGCCAACGACATCGGGGCCGACCTCGTGGTCTCCCTGCACGTCGACGGGTGGACGTCGCCGCAGGCCCACGGCGTCGCCGCGTACTACTACGGCGCGGGCGAGTCCACGTCCACCATCGGCGAGCGGCTCGCCGACCTCGCGCAACGCGAGGTGGTCGCGCGCACCGGCCTCGGCGACAACCGCATCCACGGCAAGACCTGGGCGCTGCTGCGGCTGACCCGCATGCCCACCGTGCGAGTGGAGCTCGGGTACTTGACCGCCACCGGCGACCGGCTCCGGCTGTGCGACACGCAGGTCCGCGACGCGATCGCCGAGGGTCTGCTCGTCGCGATCCAGCGCCTCTACCTCCCCACCGCGGACGACCCGCCCACGGGCGTCATGCGCATCTCGGCCTGA
- a CDS encoding GNAT family N-acetyltransferase — MSGSAPRSASITLDSVGDIAADCRRCVFWELDPAAWDRGLDDVDGALAKEAWISDTLLEWGSCGRIAYVGGRPAGHVLFAPPAYVPRGGAFPTAPASSDAVLLMTARVRPEYLGTGVGRLLVQAVAADVVRRGIRAVEAFGRGGAAGVPGRQDGTGCLVPADFLRAVGFRTVRPHPVTPRLRLDIRSTATWREDVEAALERLIGTVKSPAAAR, encoded by the coding sequence GTGTCGGGGTCGGCGCCGCGGTCGGCGAGCATCACGCTGGACTCCGTCGGCGACATCGCGGCCGACTGCCGCCGATGCGTGTTCTGGGAGCTCGACCCGGCGGCCTGGGATCGCGGACTCGACGACGTCGACGGCGCGCTGGCCAAGGAGGCCTGGATCTCCGACACGCTGCTCGAGTGGGGCAGTTGCGGCCGGATCGCCTACGTGGGTGGGCGACCCGCCGGCCACGTGCTGTTCGCGCCGCCCGCGTACGTGCCACGTGGCGGCGCCTTCCCGACCGCGCCGGCGAGCTCGGACGCGGTGCTGCTCATGACCGCCCGGGTGCGGCCGGAGTACCTCGGGACCGGCGTCGGGCGCCTGCTCGTGCAGGCGGTCGCGGCCGACGTCGTCCGGCGCGGCATCCGCGCCGTCGAGGCCTTCGGGCGCGGCGGGGCGGCGGGCGTGCCCGGCCGGCAGGACGGCACCGGCTGTCTGGTGCCGGCGGACTTCCTGCGCGCCGTCGGCTTCCGCACCGTGCGTCCCCACCCGGTGACGCCGCGGCTGCGGTTGGACATCCGCTCGACCGCCACCTGGCGCGAGGACGTGGAGGCGGCGCTGGAGCGGCTGATCGGCACCGTCAAGAGCCCGGCGGCCGCGCGCTGA
- a CDS encoding pyridoxal phosphate-dependent aminotransferase: MQSRKLENVLYDIRGPVLEEAKRLEEEGRRIVKLNIGNPAPFGFEAPDEILVDVIRNLPNAQGYSDSQGLLSARTAIVHHYQTRGIDTVDVDDIWLGNGVSELITLSLQAMLDDGDEVLVPAPDYPLWTASASLAGGRPVHYLCDESAGWEPDLDDVRAKVTARTKAIVVINPNNPTGAVYSEQTLRGLADIARENGLVVMADEIYDKILYDDAEHVPFAKLAPDVFSLTFNGLSKAYRVAGFRAGWMMVSGPKRHAANYLEGITLLANMRLCANVPAQHAVQVALGGRQSIRELILPGGRLLEQRDAATAALRAIPGVTCVEPRGSLYVFPRLDPELYPIRDDQRFVLEFLRTQHVLVVQGTGFHWPHTDHLRIVTLPRADDLTDAIGRLGEFLASYRGDC, from the coding sequence ATGCAATCCCGCAAGCTCGAGAACGTCCTGTACGACATCCGTGGGCCCGTGCTCGAGGAGGCGAAGCGCCTCGAGGAGGAGGGGCGGCGCATCGTCAAGCTCAACATCGGCAATCCGGCCCCGTTCGGCTTCGAGGCACCCGACGAGATCCTCGTCGACGTCATCCGCAATCTGCCGAACGCCCAGGGCTACTCCGACTCGCAGGGCCTGCTGTCGGCCCGCACCGCGATCGTCCACCACTACCAGACCCGCGGCATCGACACCGTCGACGTGGACGACATCTGGCTCGGCAACGGGGTGAGCGAGCTGATCACCCTGAGCCTGCAGGCGATGCTCGACGACGGCGACGAGGTGCTCGTCCCCGCGCCCGACTACCCGCTGTGGACCGCATCGGCCTCGCTCGCCGGCGGTCGTCCCGTGCACTATCTCTGCGACGAGTCCGCGGGGTGGGAGCCCGATCTCGACGACGTGCGGGCCAAGGTCACGGCGCGCACCAAGGCCATCGTGGTGATCAACCCGAACAACCCGACCGGCGCCGTGTACTCCGAGCAGACCCTGCGCGGCCTCGCCGACATCGCGCGCGAGAACGGGCTCGTCGTGATGGCCGACGAGATCTACGACAAGATCCTCTACGACGACGCCGAGCACGTACCGTTCGCCAAGCTCGCCCCCGACGTCTTCTCGTTGACCTTCAACGGCCTGTCCAAGGCGTACCGGGTGGCCGGGTTCCGCGCCGGCTGGATGATGGTGAGCGGCCCGAAGCGTCATGCGGCGAACTACCTCGAGGGCATCACGCTGCTCGCGAACATGCGGCTGTGCGCCAACGTGCCGGCGCAGCACGCCGTGCAGGTCGCGCTGGGCGGTCGGCAGAGCATCCGCGAGCTCATCCTGCCCGGCGGTCGCCTGCTCGAGCAGCGCGACGCCGCGACCGCGGCCCTGCGTGCGATCCCCGGCGTGACGTGCGTCGAGCCGCGCGGGTCGCTCTACGTGTTCCCCCGCCTCGACCCGGAGCTCTACCCGATCCGCGACGACCAGCGGTTCGTGCTCGAGTTCCTGCGCACGCAGCACGTGCTCGTCGTCCAAGGGACGGGGTTCCACTGGCCGCACACCGACCACCTGCGGATCGTGACGTTGCCACGCGCCGACGACCTGACCGACGCGATCGGCCGGCTCGGCGAGTTCCTGGCGTCCTACCGCGGGGACTGCTAG